The proteins below come from a single Acinonyx jubatus isolate Ajub_Pintada_27869175 chromosome A1, VMU_Ajub_asm_v1.0, whole genome shotgun sequence genomic window:
- the SAP18 gene encoding histone deacetylase complex subunit SAP18 isoform X5 — protein sequence MPAFFLRTQHAGAAGPELPRRTMSCACAGKRPAPPPLVLYKASSFSSRETSFSCSLQGSEVRASVSRAVGGRWRWSRALPRRKLRRSRRNRSIGRKYGVRKEVETCPLLLRVFTTNNGRHHRMDEFSRGNVPSSELQIYT from the exons ATGCCCGCCTTTTTCCTGAGGACGCAACACGCAGGCGCGGCCGGACCCGAGCTCCCGCGCCGCACAATGAGTTGCGCCTGCGCCGGCAaacgccccgcccctcctcctctgGTCCTCTATAAAGCCTCGAGCTTCTCCTCGCGAGAGACTTCGTTCTCATGCTCGCTGCAGGGGTCGGAGGTCAGAGCGAGCGTCTCGCGGGCCGTAGGAGGAAGATGGCGGTGGAGTCGCGCGTTACCCAGGAGGAAATTAAGAAGGAGCCGGAGAAACCGATCGATCGGGAGAAAGTATGGGGTCCGGAAAGAGGTGGAG ACGTGCCCGCTGCTGCTGCGTGTTTTCACCACCAATAACGGCCGCCACCACCGAATGGACGAATTCTCCCGCGGAAACGTACCGTCCAGCGAACTGCAGATCTACACTTG A
- the SAP18 gene encoding histone deacetylase complex subunit SAP18 isoform X2 — protein sequence MPAFFLRTQHAGAAGPELPRRTMSCACAGKRPAPPPLVLYKASSFSSRETSFSCSLQGSEVRASVSRAVGGRWRWSRALPRRKLRRSRRNRSIGRKYGTCPLLLRVFTTNNGRHHRMDEFSRGNVPSSELQIYTWMDATLKELTSLVKEVYPEARKKGTHFNFAIVFTDPKRPGYRVKEIGSTMSGRKGTDDSMTLQSQKFQIGDYLDIAITPPNRAPPPSGRMRPY from the exons ATGCCCGCCTTTTTCCTGAGGACGCAACACGCAGGCGCGGCCGGACCCGAGCTCCCGCGCCGCACAATGAGTTGCGCCTGCGCCGGCAaacgccccgcccctcctcctctgGTCCTCTATAAAGCCTCGAGCTTCTCCTCGCGAGAGACTTCGTTCTCATGCTCGCTGCAGGGGTCGGAGGTCAGAGCGAGCGTCTCGCGGGCCGTAGGAGGAAGATGGCGGTGGAGTCGCGCGTTACCCAGGAGGAAATTAAGAAGGAGCCGGAGAAACCGATCGATCGGGAGAAAGTATGGG ACGTGCCCGCTGCTGCTGCGTGTTTTCACCACCAATAACGGCCGCCACCACCGAATGGACGAATTCTCCCGCGGAAACGTACCGTCCAGCGAACTGCAGATCTACACTTG gatgGATGCAACTTTGAAAGAACTGACTAGTTTAGTAAAAGAAGTCTACCCAGAAGCTAGAAAGAAGGGCACACACTTCAATTTTGCAATTGTTTTTACAGATCCTAAAAGGCCTGGCTATCG AGTAAAGGAGATTGGCAGCACCATGTCTGGGAGGAAGGGGACTGATGACTCCATGACCCTGCAGTCGCAGAAGTTCCAAATAGGAGACTATCTGGACATAGCAATCACCCCTCCAAATCGGGCACCGCCTCCTTCAGGGCGCATGAGaccatattaa
- the SAP18 gene encoding histone deacetylase complex subunit SAP18 isoform X1, translating into MPAFFLRTQHAGAAGPELPRRTMSCACAGKRPAPPPLVLYKASSFSSRETSFSCSLQGSEVRASVSRAVGGRWRWSRALPRRKLRRSRRNRSIGRKYGVRKEVETCPLLLRVFTTNNGRHHRMDEFSRGNVPSSELQIYTWMDATLKELTSLVKEVYPEARKKGTHFNFAIVFTDPKRPGYRVKEIGSTMSGRKGTDDSMTLQSQKFQIGDYLDIAITPPNRAPPPSGRMRPY; encoded by the exons ATGCCCGCCTTTTTCCTGAGGACGCAACACGCAGGCGCGGCCGGACCCGAGCTCCCGCGCCGCACAATGAGTTGCGCCTGCGCCGGCAaacgccccgcccctcctcctctgGTCCTCTATAAAGCCTCGAGCTTCTCCTCGCGAGAGACTTCGTTCTCATGCTCGCTGCAGGGGTCGGAGGTCAGAGCGAGCGTCTCGCGGGCCGTAGGAGGAAGATGGCGGTGGAGTCGCGCGTTACCCAGGAGGAAATTAAGAAGGAGCCGGAGAAACCGATCGATCGGGAGAAAGTATGGGGTCCGGAAAGAGGTGGAG ACGTGCCCGCTGCTGCTGCGTGTTTTCACCACCAATAACGGCCGCCACCACCGAATGGACGAATTCTCCCGCGGAAACGTACCGTCCAGCGAACTGCAGATCTACACTTG gatgGATGCAACTTTGAAAGAACTGACTAGTTTAGTAAAAGAAGTCTACCCAGAAGCTAGAAAGAAGGGCACACACTTCAATTTTGCAATTGTTTTTACAGATCCTAAAAGGCCTGGCTATCG AGTAAAGGAGATTGGCAGCACCATGTCTGGGAGGAAGGGGACTGATGACTCCATGACCCTGCAGTCGCAGAAGTTCCAAATAGGAGACTATCTGGACATAGCAATCACCCCTCCAAATCGGGCACCGCCTCCTTCAGGGCGCATGAGaccatattaa
- the SAP18 gene encoding histone deacetylase complex subunit SAP18 isoform X3: MPAFFLRTQHAGAAGPELPRRTMSCACAGKRPAPPPLVLYKASSFSSRETSFSCSLQGSEVRASVSRAVGGRWRWSRALPRRKLRRSRRNRSIGRKRARCCCVFSPPITAATTEWTNSPAETYRPANCRSTLDPKRPGYRVKEIGSTMSGRKGTDDSMTLQSQKFQIGDYLDIAITPPNRAPPPSGRMRPY, translated from the exons ATGCCCGCCTTTTTCCTGAGGACGCAACACGCAGGCGCGGCCGGACCCGAGCTCCCGCGCCGCACAATGAGTTGCGCCTGCGCCGGCAaacgccccgcccctcctcctctgGTCCTCTATAAAGCCTCGAGCTTCTCCTCGCGAGAGACTTCGTTCTCATGCTCGCTGCAGGGGTCGGAGGTCAGAGCGAGCGTCTCGCGGGCCGTAGGAGGAAGATGGCGGTGGAGTCGCGCGTTACCCAGGAGGAAATTAAGAAGGAGCCGGAGAAACCGATCGATCGGGAGAAA ACGTGCCCGCTGCTGCTGCGTGTTTTCACCACCAATAACGGCCGCCACCACCGAATGGACGAATTCTCCCGCGGAAACGTACCGTCCAGCGAACTGCAGATCTACACTTG ATCCTAAAAGGCCTGGCTATCG AGTAAAGGAGATTGGCAGCACCATGTCTGGGAGGAAGGGGACTGATGACTCCATGACCCTGCAGTCGCAGAAGTTCCAAATAGGAGACTATCTGGACATAGCAATCACCCCTCCAAATCGGGCACCGCCTCCTTCAGGGCGCATGAGaccatattaa
- the SAP18 gene encoding histone deacetylase complex subunit SAP18 isoform X4, whose translation MLAAGVGGQSERLAGRRRKMAVESRVTQEEIKKEPEKPIDREKTCPLLLRVFTTNNGRHHRMDEFSRGNVPSSELQIYTWMDATLKELTSLVKEVYPEARKKGTHFNFAIVFTDPKRPGYRVKEIGSTMSGRKGTDDSMTLQSQKFQIGDYLDIAITPPNRAPPPSGRMRPY comes from the exons ATGCTCGCTGCAGGGGTCGGAGGTCAGAGCGAGCGTCTCGCGGGCCGTAGGAGGAAGATGGCGGTGGAGTCGCGCGTTACCCAGGAGGAAATTAAGAAGGAGCCGGAGAAACCGATCGATCGGGAGAAA ACGTGCCCGCTGCTGCTGCGTGTTTTCACCACCAATAACGGCCGCCACCACCGAATGGACGAATTCTCCCGCGGAAACGTACCGTCCAGCGAACTGCAGATCTACACTTG gatgGATGCAACTTTGAAAGAACTGACTAGTTTAGTAAAAGAAGTCTACCCAGAAGCTAGAAAGAAGGGCACACACTTCAATTTTGCAATTGTTTTTACAGATCCTAAAAGGCCTGGCTATCG AGTAAAGGAGATTGGCAGCACCATGTCTGGGAGGAAGGGGACTGATGACTCCATGACCCTGCAGTCGCAGAAGTTCCAAATAGGAGACTATCTGGACATAGCAATCACCCCTCCAAATCGGGCACCGCCTCCTTCAGGGCGCATGAGaccatattaa